The Penicillium digitatum chromosome 6, complete sequence genome has a window encoding:
- a CDS encoding Sulfate transporter, putative, protein MAIQSLHEINTNNLRTFKGHYVSEISGSLGDLGTFLPIAIALAVNGTVSLASTLIFSGIFNILTGVFFGIPLPVQPMKAIAAVAIARSFSNGTIAAAGIFVSACILVFSLTGILHWFASVIPIPVIKGIQVGAGLSLIIAASSSILLPLGWISPSWADNRIWAVAAFVALLLTNLYRRVPYALTVLVLGLILAITRTALAGQMPTFELWHPFALVPTTLECRVGAVDAGIGQIPLTTLNSIVAVVHLANDLLPDVHTPSITHVGLSVAGMNLIGCWFGAMPVCHGSGGLAAQYRFGARSGASVIFLGFSKLVIGVLFGETLVDLLKRFPAAFLGVMVIAAGVELLSVGESLNTAGARDLNEASGGLLSNMEQHIGPLLTDEERSRRWTVMMVTVGLLVGFKNDAIGFIAGMLCHWSYDVPKWWEKAHSRWSEGRLRLRD, encoded by the coding sequence ATGGCTATCCAGTCATTGCACGAAATTAATACTAATAATCTGCGCACCTTCAAGGGCCACTATGTCTCCGAGATCTCAGGCTCGCTTGGCGATCTAGGCACATTTCTGCCTATCGCGATTGCGCTAGCTGTCAACGGCACCGTCTCCCTCGCCAGTACATTGATCTTCTCGGGGATTTTCAATATTCTAACGGGTGTGTTTTTCGGTATTCCATTGCCAGTTCAGCCAATGAAAGCCATCGCCGCAGTGGCAATCGCGCGTAGTTTCTCGAATGGCACGATCGCTGCAGCGGGGATCTTCGTCAGCGCCTGTATCCTTGTCTTCAGCTTGACGGGTATCTTGCACTGGTTCGCCAGTGTAATTCCCATTCCAGTTATCAAGGGTATCCAAGTTGGGGCGGGATTATCCCTGATAATCGCAGCCTCTAGCAGCATACTCCTTCCCTTGGGCTGGATCAGTCCCTCCTGGGCCGATAACCGCATTTGGGCAGTTGCCGCATTTGTTGCGCTTTTGCTCACCAATCTTTATCGCCGAGTACCCTATGCGCTAACCGTGTTAGTGCTGGGTCTAATACTTGCCATCACTCGGACTGCATTGGCAGGGCAAATGCCAACTTTCGAGCTGTGGCATCCTTTCGCTCTAGTTCCAACTACGCTTGAATGTCGTGTCGGTGCTGTGGATGCTGGCATTGGTCAAATTCCTCTCACAACCCTGAACTCCATTGTTGCGGTTGTCCATTTGGCAAATGATCTATTGCCGGACGTGCACACGCCATCCATCACCCACGTCGGCCTGAGCGTGGCCGGCATGAACTTGATTGGTTGTTGGTTCGGTGCTATGCCCGTCTGCCATGGATCTGGTGGTCTTGCAGCTCAGTACCGGTTCGGAGCTCGCTCGGGAGCCAGTGTAATCTTCCTTGGCTTTTCGAAGCTCGTTATCGGCGTTCTCTTCGGAGAGACCTTGGTGGATCTTCTGAAGCGGTTCCCTGCTGCTTTTCTCGGCGTGATGGTGATTGCAGCTGGTGTGGAGCTGCTTAGTGTGGGCGAGAGCCTCAACACCGCTGGTGCTCGGGACCTCAACGAGGCCAGTGGTGGCCTTTTGTCGAATATGGAGCAACATATTGGCCCTCTTCTCACAGATGAAGAACGTAGCCGCCGCTGGACTGTTATGATGGTTACTGTTGGATTGTTGGTAGGGTTCAAAAATGATGCAATCGGCTTCATTGCTGGTATGCTTTGCCACTGGTCCTACGACGTCCCGAAATGGTGGGAGAAGGCGCATAGCCGCTGGTCTGAGGGACGTTTGCGTCTACGTGACTAG
- a CDS encoding putative serine proline-rich protein — MSKISKVNHAAGIFADISVDGPIIGTLVAIIDRAKNLPNRKTMGKQNPYAAARLGKEAKKTQTDLRGGQTPRWDSELRFTVHESPDYFKLKVSVFNDDKKTDLIGETWVDLQSLIIPGGSQNDHWHPLQYRGKYAGEIRIEMTYYDTRQQDEVLIGRRQEAADRVQGKVSTTPSNTGLSGPRQLKDVKRRPLPNGPAGPLPRPAPPEQAHSAPPLHHPAPPRPAIPEHSNTQPGAQDALSYAPRHSEPTYDASPYRAPSPVPPPSRGGQNQYEADLHEEVSYNSARQSLYAQLEQPRYDPNPMSHGATHPRDIPTSDFMPSLGLVDDMRYHPQRVRPLQITAHGQDYHPEYAGMQPRVEDEDDDGPPPAPPAHRSRRPHSQLPTPKTSPRPYASYTPQSSRSSNPHLPSSISTSSRRDRYQEPSSMGKSPAMPASLVAGYEAEDSSDKVALERSAHRRSTHWDDEMMISQPPAPIPVSAPVHYDAPVYPLRTSPRPIEQRPTSGRGGSVSSDVRAVTRKSVSPRPSSSDIRGGSSIPFSPDSYISLNPNASQNPNRNPSPAYDSPSQARDAVIRGQTEPHRDIEHPIIGDDGREIDPSDHLPTDTWAPEPERKNRKPGVVIRFKHSSRPTSRGDDPLSSRSIGPPRVGFRTETTTHPSDRPVQHTPTQVHVNPGALVRAKPRLDYARERSDSYSHSRPYSKPTSFDRPRSSRSSVSPSAGSHSPLYDYSAGPPIPKKVPITGGSAGYPVMSGNSNGNGRMDALSRELSTIDIGSAACSPGRGAVRKYVPRQRASMGYAR, encoded by the exons ATGTCGAAGATATCTAAGGTCAACCATGCGGCAGGCATCTTTGCTGACATATCCGTCGATGGCCCCATTATCGGTACATTGGTCGCTATCATCGACCGAGCTAAGAACCTACCCAACCGGAAGACTATGGGCAAGCAGAATCCATATGCCGCAGCACGATTGGGCAAGGAAGCAAAGAAGACACAAACAGACTTGCGAGGAGGCCAAACTCCGCGATG GGACTCGGAGCTCCGATTTACCGTACATGAATCCCCTGATTACTTCAAATTAAAGGTTTCTGTATTCAATGATGATAAGAAGACCGACCTGATCGGCGAGACCTGGGTCGATTTACAAAGCTTGATCATTCCGGGCGGAAGCCAGAACGATCACTGGCACCCACTTCAATATCGGGGGAAGTATGCAGGAGAAATCAGAATCGAAATGACCTACTACGATACCAGACAACAAGACGAGGTCCTAATTGGACGTCGACAAGAAGCTGCTGACCGGGTCCAAGGCAAAGTCTCCACTACTCCAAGCAATACGGGTTTGTCTGGTCCTCGGCAATTGAAAGATGTCAAACGACGACCCTTGCCCAATGGTCCTGCAGGGCCTCTCCCCAGACCAGCTCCTCCGGAACAAGCTCACTCTGCGCCTCCACTTCATCATCCGGCCCCGCCGAGACCTGCTATTCCTGAACACTCAAATACACAACCAGGTGCCCAAGATGCTCTCTCTTACGCCCCGAGACATTCAGAGCCAACCTACGATGCGTCACCTTATCGCGCACCTTCTCCTGTCCCGCCTCCATCACGAGGTGG GCAAAATCAGTACGAGGCAGATCTTCATGAGGAAGTGTCATACAATTCTGCACGTCAAAGTCTCTACGCTCAACTAGAGCAACCCAGATACGATCCAAACCCTATGTCGCATGGAGCAACGCATCCACGCGACATACCTACATCAGATTTTATGCCTTCTTTAGGGCTAGTGGATGACATGAGGTACCATCCACAAAGAGTTCGACCTCTACAAATCACTGCTCATGGTCAAGACTACCACCCAGAGTATGCCGGAATGCAACCGCGAGTAGaggatgaagacgatgacggGCCGCCCCCTGCTCCACCAGCACACCGATCACGAAGGCCGCACTCTCAGCTGCCCACCCCGAAAACATCACCCCGCCCTTACGCATCATATACACCCCAATCTAGTCGATCCTCAAACCCCCATCTACCATCGAGCATATCTACCTCGTCCCGCCGTGACCGCTACCAGGAGCCTTCTTCAATGGGGAAGTCCCCAGCAATGCCTGCAAGCCTCGTCGCAGGTTATGAGGCGGAAGACTCATCTGACAAAGTAGCACTCGAGCGATCAGCCCACAGACGCAGCACCCACTGGGATGATGAGATGATGATTTCTCAGCCGCCTGCACCAATTCCGGTATCAGCACCCGTCCACTACGATGCTCCTGTCTATCCTCTGCGAACATCGCCCCGGCCTATTGAACAAAGACCCACTTCTGGCAGAGGTGGGTCTGTCAGCTCTGATGTGCGGGCTGTGACCCGGAAGTCAGTCAGTCCGCGGCCCTCTTCTTCGGATATCCGTGGTGGCTCTTCAATTCCCTTCTCTCCCGACTCTTACATCTCTTTAAACCCAAATGCCTCTCAGAATCCCAACCGAAATCCTTCCCCGGCATACGACTCGCCTTCGCAAGCTAGGGATGCCGTGATTCGTGGACAGACCGAACCCCATCGAGACATAGAGCACCCAATCATCGGGGATGATGGTCGTGAGATTGACCCCTCTGACCATCTTCCCACCGACACTTGGGCGCCCGAACCAGAAAGGAAGAATCGCAAACCCGGGGTTGTCATCCGCTTCAAACACTCGTCTCGGCCAACTTCTAGAGGCGACGACCCTCTCTCATCACGCAGCATAGGCCCGCCACGCGTTGGATTTAGAACCGAGACCACTACCCATCCATCGGACCGCCCAGTTCAGCACACACCCACTCAGGTGCACGTAAATCCAGGGGCACTGGTTCGAGCTAAACCTCGGCTGGACTACGCGCGTGAGCGCTCTGATAGCTATTCGCACAGTCGGCCCTACAGCAAACCTACTTCATTTGACCGGCCGCGCTCTTCCCGTAGCTCTGTTTCGCCATCTGCGGGATCTCATTCGCCGCTCTATGACTACAGCGCAGGTCCCCCGATTCCAAAGAAGGTGCCAATCACCGGAGGAAGTGCAGGCTAccccgtcatgtctggcaATTCAAATGGCAATGGCCGTATGGATGCCCTGAGTCGAGAGCTGAGTACAATTGACATTGGGTCTGCGGCGTGTAGCCCTGGCCGAGGGGCCGTTCGGAAGTACGTACCAAGACAACGAGCTTCGATGGGCTACGCCAGGTAA
- a CDS encoding Carbon catabolite derepressing protein kinase Snf1, putative, producing MAAAFDEEDLAIPLPSDRDCPRERARPASNPSAMAMPPPSKPTGKVEDPVQSPSTTRDMQRLDQYQTIRVLGEGSFGKVKLAIHQPSGRQVALKIISRRKLLSRDMVGRVEREIQYLQLLRHPHIIKLYTVIATKSDIVMVLEYAERELFDYLVRKGRCGDDEARKFFQQIICAVEYCHRHKIVHRDLKPENLLIDNQKNVKIADFGLSNIMTDGNFLKTSCGSPNYAAPEVISGKLYAGPEVDVWSCGVILYVLLVGRLPFDDDYIPALFKKIAAGTFHIPGYISSGAARLIRAMLQVHPVHRITIPEIRLDPWFTKNLPQYLETPREEFIAPGADSKKVDSAKLDMAKPLPVQHKIHRIAVSKLERSMGYGREDIEEALRHPEPSAIKDAFSIVVENEMMQTNSPTEDNLLAQNVQKGAAPSSADRNPAPRHQGSPAPTMNRTASASHRRASEDLQQSESEEEPRVSHVRILPTSLPYVHDQLMEQRDRDRRAHNEMLEQRRQEAAHLDPEGHGSAYRDMSPEEQAATTRALKPHARSVIDLDKLRFEPPTGQPLEKQPKRSRKWQFGIRSRNQPYEAMLYLYRAIAAQGGLWDIQPVESGTNAGPDTIPSPDKPKPLQSKYPDLPSDYYIPKDPWFIRARLLKEGIKAPGASTSVYNSRSDLEELRRRFNISGISAPTEDRSRDLQSSVPDSGLTSGPSSANGPSGLPHITYGVWVFLDIQLYQLEENNYMVDFKCDGYQNVIRASGDAEWHPISKRLKNKEKEVTSPYPFLDVASDLVAQLAVAS from the exons ATGGCCGCTGCattcgacgaggaagacctCGCTATCCCCCTCCCGTCCGACCGCGATTGTCCGCGTGAACGTGCGAGGCCCGCTTCCAACCCCTCCGCCATGGCAATGCCCCCGCCCTCAAAGCCGACCGGCAAAGTCGAGGACCCGGTGCAGTCACCGTCGACTACCCGAGATATGCAACGCCTCGACCAGTACCAGACTATAAGGGTCTTGGGGGAGGGTTCCTTTGGAAAAGTAAAACTTGCCATTCACCAGCCAAGTGGACGTCAAGTTGCCCTAAAGATTATCTCACGACGCAAGCTACTCTCCCGAGACATGGTTGGGCGCGTGGAACGAGAAATCCAGTATTTGCAATTGCTACGACACCCTCATATCATTAAATT GTATACGGTGATTGCGACGAAGTCCGATATTGTAATGGTGCTGGAGTACGCAGAACGAGAATTGTTCGATTATCTCGTGAGGAAGGGAAGATGTGGTGACGACGAAGCCCGGAAATTCTTTCAACAAATCATTTGCGCTGTGGAATACTGCCACCGACACAAGATTGTACACCGTGACTTGAAGCCCGAGAACCTGCTCATCGACAACCAGAAGAACGTCAAGATTGCGGACTTCGGGTTAAGTAATATTATGACAGACGGCAACTTCCTCAAGACCAGCTGCGGTAGCCCGAACTACGCTGCCCCAGAGGTCATCTCTGGAAAGCTCTACGCCGGCCCGGAGGTGGACGTATGGAGTTGTGGTGTGATTCTATATGTGTTGTTGGTTGGCCGATTGCCTTTTGACGATGACTACATTCCAGCTCTTTTCAAGAAGATCGCAGCGGGCACCTTTCACATACCCGGATACATCTCATCTGGGGCAGCTCGTTTGATCCGGGCAATGCTTCAAGTTCACCCTGTCCACCGCATTACAATCCCTGAGATCAGATTGGACCCATGGTTCACTAAAAACCTCCCTCAGTACCTGGAAACACCGCGAGAGGAGTTCATCGCCCCGGGAGCGGACTCGAAGAAAGTTGATTCTGCAAAGCTTGACATGGCAAAGCCTCTACCAGTCCAGCACAAAATCCATCGAATTGCAGTTTCCAAGCTCGAACGAAGCATGGGATATGGCCGCGAGGATATCGAAGAGGCATTGAGACACCCAGAACCCAGTGCGATCAAGGATGCCTTCTCTATTGTCGTGGAGAATGAGATGATGCAAACCAATT CACCGACGGAAGATAATTTGCTGGCACAAAATGTCCAGAAAGGAGCTGCCCCTTCATCTGCAGATCGAAATCCTGCGCCTCGTCATCAAGGGTCCCCTGCCCCCACCATGAACAGGACCGCTAGCGCATCGCACCGGAGGGCCTCGGAGGATCTACAGCAATCAGAATCCGAGGAAGAACCCCGTGTTAGCCACGTCCGGATTCTCCCTACAAGCCTGCCATATGTTCACGACCAACTCATGGAACAACGTGATCGAGACAGAAGAGCCCACAACGAAATGCTCGAGCAGCGTCGTCAAGAAGCCGCGCATCTTGACCCCGAAGGACATGGGTCTGCCTATCGGGACATGTCTCCCGAAGAACAGGCTGCCACGACCCGTGCATTGAAGCCTCACGCACGCAGTGTCATCGACTTGGACAAATTGCGATTCGAGCCGCCAACCGGTCAACCCCTCGAAAAACAGCCAAAGCGGAGCCGCAAATGGCAGTTTGGTATTCGATCCCGAAACCAGCCATATGAGGCCATGCTGTATCTGTACCGGGCAATTGCTGCCCAGGGTGGATTGTGGGACATTCAACCCGTGGAGTCAG GCACCAATGCCGGCCCCGATACCATCCCCTCACCTGATAAACCCAAACCCTTGCAGAGCAAATACCCCGACCTCCCATCCGACTACTACATTCCGAAGGACCCATGGTTTATCCGTGCACGTCTGCTGAAAGAAGGAATCAAGGCCCCTGGCGCTTCCACCAGTGTTTACAATAGCCGTAGCGACCTCGAAGAACTGCGCCGCCGCTTTAACATCTCAGGGATCTCTGCCCCAACAGAAGATAGGAGCAGAGACCTCCAATCCTCCGTGCCTGACAGCGGGCTTACGAGCGGGCCCTCCTCGGCAAATGGACCGAGTGGACTGCCCCACATTACCTACGGTGTCTGGGTCTTCCTTGACATCCAGCTTTACCAACTCGAAGAAAACAACTACATGGTTGATTTTAAATGCGATGGCTACCAGAATGTGATCCGCGCTAGCGGCGACGCGGAATGGCATCCCATCAGCAAGCGCCTCAAGaacaaggagaaggaggtgACCAGCCCTTACCCCTTCCTCGATGTGGCGTCTGATCTTGTCGCCCAGCTGGCTGTGGCAAGCTAG
- a CDS encoding Small nucleolar ribonucleoprotein complex subunit Utp15, putative produces the protein MAAPVLPLQQVKLASLPSTQLTPEQQYWRTFKSPLLIPSPANGPVNLITQPSVPSSAAAFPSLTQPPDVFTVTTGARVQIYSIRTRKLLRTLTRFDDTVRGTDVRPDGRVLVTGDDTGSVQVFDVKSRAILKTWKDHKQPVWVTKFSPSDPTSVLTASDDRTVRLWDLPSQTSARTFVGHTDYVRSGAFMPGSMASSGLVVSGSYDRTVRLWDPRVGNRAAMTFKMGAPIETILPMPAGTTVLAAADNKIAVLDIVAGKPLHMIQSHQKTVTALALASNGERLLSGALDGHMKVFETTGWNPVSGSKYPSPILSLRAITSGTEYEDKHIAVGMQSGLLSIKTRLSGQQKIKERERRKEMAALLEGKLEEHDREVAKKKKTRGSGWEKRLRGRDFIGEGVEIVIEGQDRKKRKREQPWENDLRKARYSVALDQVLTSADKTAQLTLLMALRHRSALRASLKDRDEVTLQPILQWVHKNIREPRLVDLSVEVAMNLLDIYSGNLGQSAQVDKMVERLHRRVRNEVEMAQQAWQTKGMLDMLKAT, from the coding sequence ATGGCGGCGCCCGTCCTGCCTCTGCAGCAGGTGAAGCTCGCCTCGTTACCCTCAACGCAGTTAACGCCTGAGCAACAATACTGGCGGACATTCAAAAGCCCGCTCCTGATCCCATCGCCAGCCAATGGACCGGTCAATCTTATCACCCAGCCTTCCGTTCCTTCCTCAGCTGCGGCATTCCCCTCTCTTACACAACCGCCCGATGTCTTCACCGTGACAACAGGCGCACGAGTCCAGATCTATTCGATTCGCACTCGGAAACTCCTGCGGACACTCACACGGTTTGACGATACCGTTCGCGGTACTGATGTTCGGCCTGATGGACGTGTCTTGGTGACAGGTGACGACACCGGCTCCGTGCAAGTTTTCGATGTCAAATCGCGCGCCATTCTCAAGACGTGGAAGGACCACAAGCAGCCCGTGTGGGTGACCAAGTTCTCTCCTAGCGACCCTACATCAGTTCTCACAGCCAGTGATGATCGTACAGTGCGACTATGGGATTTGCCATCACAGACTAGTGCGCGCACTTTTGTCGGCCACACCGATTACGTGCGCAGCGGTGCATTTATGCCTGGATCGATGGCTTCTTCTGGCCTGGTGGTTTCGGGCTCTTACGATCGTACTGTTCGACTGTGGGATCCTCGCGTTGGAAACCGTGCCGCTATGACGTTCAAGATGGGCGCGCCGATCGAGACCATTCTGCCCATGCCCGCCGGAACTACAGTTCTAGCCGCGGCCGACAACAAGATTGCGGTGCTAGATATTGTGGCTGGCAAGCCGCTGCACATGATCCAGAGCCACCAAAAGACCGTCACTGCCCTTGCGCTGGCCTCTAACGGTGAACGATTGCTCAGTGGTGCACTCGATGGACACATGAAGGTCTTTGAGACCACAGGGTGGAACCCCGTCTCTGGATCCAAATATCCATCACCTATTCTCTCTCTGCGCGCGATAACTTCCGGAACCGAATACGAGGATAAACACATTGCTGTCGGTATGCAGTCAGGTCTTCTGTCAATCAAGACCCGACTGTCTGGTCAACAGAAGATCAAGGAGCGGGAACGCCGGAAGGAAATGGCAGCCCTGCTGGAGGGCAAATTGGAGGAGCACGACCGGGAAGTCgctaagaagaagaagactcgTGGCTCTGGATGGGAAAAGCGTCTGCGTGGACGCGATTTCATCGGAGAGGGTGTGGAGATTGTCATTGAGGGCCAGGACCGCAAGAAGCGGAAGAGAGAGCAGCCTTGGGAGAACGATCTTCGTAAGGCGCGCTACTCCGTTGCGTTGGACCAGGTCCTAACCTCGGCTGATAAGACTGCGCAACTTACACTGCTCATGGCCCTGCGTCACCGCTCCGCTCTCCGCGCCTCTCTAAAGGACCGCGATGAGGTCACCCTCCAGCCCATCCTGCAGTGGGTGCACAAGAACATCCGTGAACCCCGTCTGGTTGATCTCAGCGTCGAGGTTGCCATGAACCTTCTCGATATCTACTCTGGAAATCTGGGCCAATCCGCGCAGGTCGACAAGATGGTGGAGCGTCTGCACCGCCGGGTGCGCAACGAAGTGGAGATGGCCCAACAAGCGTGGCAAACGAAGGGGATGCTTGACATGTTGAAAGCAACCTGA
- a CDS encoding putative pathogenicity factor, whose protein sequence is MEGQGSEVPGDRGHLLEDVEMPSNSAHAIPQVSTPSRSPHTIYQGNPSLSLLLSPSLTSPLIPPDTVNSSPVRRYSTTQPLGPRFTNTNGSHTAYDPSRGAQLRSAADQANPYRDRIEQTNRSRGQERTRSRSPGRPIQSADLPAPRELPQGQFMGFNNYPREMYVPPGVNELMPSSSLALSPSNTQRGRGHEGALDLPEDFPRHNYLFNQGSVYEYQQDQQQKVRRFDPEPERHPFDNQEEDTKNNDPHHLCEFAAPCQMHPSPDGMHYRKVVSHVFGRNKAVTKLFPLGVWVHYCRKHYQRARYRADQWPFTQCDLLLESLSRMEHWDGVDSFELILRRREQVRVGRETEGAPTTEAPNKRETNPSADQAQDQDSRSLGAATRAAGRKHPTAIIAPVPDWLRRHVGHGKTFQEIRHIIELVRNHMARLRNRERAQQQLNPIPKSPRALDSPRRGGPSNDRKGRMSKPANRDPLRLRASTVRFPDVEILPHFKPWVKEAALRQRSATNCPKNEGDTKDHETEQRISGGGDIDGEVQDARDGNARAEYSQPTNGEFMNNNAVPCPGRYSESISTIEMTGANLSQMQPHIGRAGTNRGQSESQRRRSERVYIKALDRVPSQGSIKKTGKDGDK, encoded by the exons ATGGAAGGTCAGGGCTCCGAGGTCCCCGGCGATCGGGGCCACCTCCTTGAGGACGTGGAGAT GCCTAGCAACTCTGCCCATGCCATCCCACAGGTTTCCAC CCCCAGCAGATCTCCTCATACGATTTATCAGGGAAATCCATCCTTGTCGCTACTTCTCTCCCCTTCCCTCACCTCACCATTGATACCACCGGACACAGTCAATTCCAGTCCTGTCCGCCGCTACAGCACAACACAGCCGCTTGGCCCGCGTTTCACCAACACAAATGGGTCACATACTGCTTATGACCCTAGCCGGGGAGCTCAACTCAGGAGTGCTGCGGATCAGGCCAACCCCTACCGGGATAGAATAGAACAAACTAACCGTTCACGAGGGCAAGAACGGACTCGCAGCAGAAGTCCTGGCCGCCCAATCCAATCCGCTGACCTTCCTGCACCCCGAGAACTACCACAAGGCCAATTTATGGGATTCAATAACTACCCTCGGGAGATGTATGTCCCACCCGGAGTCAACGAACTGATGCCTAGCTCCTCTTTGGCACTATCTCCAAGCAACACCCAGCGTGGTCGTGGTCATGAAGGTGCTCTGGACCTCCCAGAAGACTTTCCTAGACATAATTACCTATTCAATCAAGGCAGCGTGTATGAATACCAACAAGACCAGCAGCAAAAAGTGCGGAGGTTTGACCCGGAACCGGAAAGACACCCGTTCGACAACCAAGAGGAAGATACAAAGAACAACGATCCGCATCACTTATGTGAATTTGCCGCTCCATGTCAGATGCATCCCTCGCCTGATGGAATGCACTATCGAAAGGTTGTGTCGCACGTGTTTGGCAGAAACAAGGCCGTCACCAAGCTGTTCCCACTCGGCGTCTGGGTCCATTATTGCCGAAAGCACTACCAGCGTGCCCGGTATCGCGCCGACCAATGGCCATTTACACAGTGTGACCTCCTGTTAGAATCACTGAGCCGAATGGAGCACTGGGATGGAGTGGATAGTTTCGAACTCATCCTCCGCCGCCGAGAGCAAGTGCGTGTCGGCCGTGAAACCGAAGGCGCACCCACCACCGAGGCCCCCAATAAGAGGGAGACTAATCCCTCTGCGGACCAGGCCCAAGATCAAGACAGCAGGTCTTTGGGTGCCGCTACTCGAGCTGCAGGCCGTAAGCATCCGACTGCCATCATCGCCCCAGTCCCGGACTGGCTTCGCCGACACGTTGGTCACGGCAAGACATTTCAAGAAATTCGCCACATTATCGAACTGGTGCGTAACCATATGGCCAGGCTGCGAAATCGAGAAAGGGCGCAACAGCAGCTCAATCCTATTCCCAAGTCTCCGAGGGCACTTGACAGTCCTCGCCGAGGTGGACCTTCGAACGACCGAAAGGGACGTATGAGTAAACCCGCCAACCGGGACCCCCTACGCCTGCGTGCTAGCACTGTTCGTTTCCCCGATGTTGAAATTCTCCCCCATTTCAAACCATGGGTCAAGGAGGCTGCTCTACGGCAGCGATCTGCTACGAACTGTCCCAAGAACGAAGGGGATACCAAAGACCATGAGACGGAGCAGAGAATCTCCGGAGGGGGGGATATCGATGGAGAAGTCCAGGATGCCCGTGACGGCAACGCTCGAGCTGAATACAGTCAGCCGACAAACGGCGAATTTATGAATAACAACGCTGTACCTTGCCCAGGCCGATATTCCGAGTCCATTTCTACAATTGAGATGACTGGGGCCAATCTCTCGCAGATGCAACCTCATATCGGCAGGGCTGGGACCAACCGCGGCCAGTCTGAGAGCCAGAGGCGACGAAGCGAACGCGTCTACATTAAAGCCCTCGACCGTGTCCCTAGTCAGGGCTCCATCAAGAAGACCGGCAAGGATGGTGACAAATAA
- a CDS encoding Phytanoyl-CoA dioxygenase: MAGLTEAQVASFKENGYLVLPDYLTPTEVTALLAETNKLLEEFPLESHPLTQFTTGDETAEHVGDDYFLNSGDKIRFFFEPDAFSTEPDPLTGRAALLKPKNRAVNKIGHSLHTLSPPFKAISLNERNAAVARSLGFADPRVLQSMVICKQPSIGGAVPSHRDSEFLYTDPPSAVGWWYALQDAGPVNGTLGMYKGSHTGGKGGRIARRFVRKENGSGTEFIENRGPSLPKGMEEEKISETTDEDLEILDIKAGSLVLIHGNVLHKSERNTSLNSRYAYTFHVIEGAEGWKYDARNWLQPPVGGFSKLDS; encoded by the coding sequence ATGGCTGGACTTACCGAAGCTCAAGTCGCCTCCTTCAAGGAGAACGGGTACCTCGTCCTCCCGGACTACCTTACTCCTACCGAGGTTACAGCTCTCCTCGCCGAGACAAACAAACTCCTCGAGGAGTTCCCACTGGAGTCCCACCCCCTCACCCAGTTTACCACTGGCGATGAAACGGCCGAACATGTAGGCGACGACTACTTCTTGAATTCAGGCGACAAGATCCGCTTCTTTTTCGAGCCTGACGCGTTCAGCACTGAGCCGGATCCATTGACCGGCCGGGCGGCACTGCTGAAGCCCAAAAACCGCGCCGTCAACAAGATCGGGCACTCGCTGCATACCTTGTCGCCTCCCTTCAAGGCCATATCACTCAACGAGCGGAACGCTGCTGTCGCACGGTCTCTTGGGTTTGCCGATCCCCGTGTGCTGCAGAGCATGGTTATCTGCAAGCAGCCCTCGATTGGTGGGGCTGTGCCGTCCCATCGCGATTCCGAGTTTTTGTATACGGATCCGCCTTCTGCTGTCGGCTGGTGGTATGCGCTGCAGGATGCGGGACCGGTGAATGGGACGCTGGGTATGTACAAGGGCTCGCACACGGGAGGCAAGGGTGGGCGCATTGCTAGGAGGTTTGTGAGGAAGGAGAATGGTTCGGGGACGGAGTTTATTGAGAATCGGGGGCCTTCACTTCCCAAAGGcatggaggaagagaagatttCAGAGACTACAGATGAGGATCTGGAGATTCTTGATATCAAGGCTGGATCGCTTGTGCTCATTCATGGAAATGTTTTGCACAAGAGCGAGAGGAATACCAGCCTAAATAGTCGGTATGCCTACACCTTCCATGTTATTGAGGGTGCAGAGGGGTGGAAGTATGATGCGCGGAATTGGTTGCAGCCGCCTGTTGGTGGGTTCTCAAAGTTGGACAGTTGA